The following proteins are encoded in a genomic region of Triticum dicoccoides isolate Atlit2015 ecotype Zavitan chromosome 1B, WEW_v2.0, whole genome shotgun sequence:
- the LOC119303556 gene encoding DNA-directed RNA polymerase V subunit 7-like, translating into MVFLQAEMCWNVLISAGQLSPKGLLLRKSIIVRLLEDVTNRKASKEHGYYIAVNGLKEISDGKIRELTGDVLFPVTFTCITQRPMKGEILVGSVEKILKHGVFLKSGPIENIFMSEKSMSDYKYMGGENPMFMKDYSKLEKYTIVRFKVMGFCWMEADRQFRLLATMAGDYLGPL; encoded by the coding sequence ATGGTTTTCCTTCAGGCAGAGATGTGCTGGAATGTACTGATCTCAGCTGGTCAGCTGAGCCCCAAGGGTCTGCTGCTCCGCAAGTCTATCATTGTGCGTCTTCTGGAGGACGTAACCAACAGGAAGGCCTCCAAGGAGCATGGCTACTACATTGCTGTCAATGGGTTGAAGGAGATATCTGATGGGAAAATTCGTGAGCTGACCGGAGACGTTCTTTTCCCGGTCACATTCACCTGCATCACTCAGAGGCCTATGAAGGGTGAGATCTTGGTCGGCTCCGTGGAGAAGATCCTCAAGCATGGCGTGTTCCTCAAATCTGGGCCAATTGAAAACATCTTCATGTCGGAGAAGTCAATGAGCGACTACAAGTACATGGGTGGCGAGAACCCCATGTTCATGAAGGACTACTCGAAGCTGGAGAAGTACACCATCGTGCGCTTCAAGGTCATGGGGTTCTGCTGGATGGAAGCAGATCGCCAGTTCCGGCTTCTCGCGACGATGGCTGGTGATTACCTTGGGCCGCTGTGA